In Astyanax mexicanus isolate ESR-SI-001 chromosome 7, AstMex3_surface, whole genome shotgun sequence, the genomic stretch AAGCTGCATGCAGAAGTTTTAAGTTGTAACTCTACAAATATACCTTTCATGTTGTCAAATATACCCTACTAAAAATATCATACTTACTACGTCTGATCATTACACAAACAGGCATAATAGAAggcatttagcttttatttcactacatttacattattagaactattgtgttctttttttctgtctaaaTAAGACCTGGAGAAGCTGGACTGATTACTGTTAAAGTCTCCTGCTCTTCGCAGCTTCAGATGGTTCAGAATGAAGCAGCCTGGGTTCTCACAAGTTTTTATGTCtctgtttgtatgtatgtaaagCACTTTTAATTTGCCATTGTTTATGAAAGGTGCTACACACAAAAATACTTGCCTTGCCTTTTAAAATCACGCCTGAAAGTATTCTGATGTCTAAACAGTTAAGTTTGAATGTTAACTATTGTGAAGCTCATCTCCAGAGACAGAACGCAGCTAAATGACAGGGGGAGACATCCCTTTAATCAAGTCCAATTAGCTGATGTACCACTGAAAAGCAGAAAGACAAAAACACTGCAGTTACAGAACAGGACTTGTTTTCTGGTTCACTACTTCTGTGTATATCTTCACAAATCCTCACCATATGGGATTCAGTCATCTTCTTTTAATGGTATCTTCAAACGAAGTCGGTATTTCATGAATATGACGTGTTTGATGTGCCACATTTCTGCTCTCTGTCTAATACCAGCCCAAATAGCTCCTTTATTCATGTGAATTTAAGACGGCCACAAGATGGGTGGGGAAAAAAACGCAGGTCCACCCTAGCTGTAAGTTTCACAACTGTCTGATGATGGCAATGTTCTCCATCCATGTCAAAGGTAAAGCCTCTGTACAGGGGTCTGTAAGATGTGCCTCGAAAGTCTCACTTTAGTATGTGTGCAGGTTTGAAGCTCTTTTGTGTGTGATTTGAGCCTCATTTAGCTGTTCCACAGATTCCACAGTGgtttagcggttagcctgttagctaatgctatctagttagctagctaattaactaaGACTGCACTCTCTCAAACACAGGTTTTTATCATCAGTTCTCAGGTTAGTTAGTCAGAAACAGCTGTACTGAGGCTAGCTTAGCAACTGAGCTTCAAAACCAACACcacagaaaaaaatgataatttctgTGTTCACATCTAAACATTTATAAGTGGAATTTCAGTCAGACTAATTGGAGTGTGTTCTGTGGTAAACAGAATTAAAGCTATCATGCTAGCTAAGTGAAGTCTTCTGATTAGCTGTGCGGAGCATTTGTATATGGTCAgactgttagcctgttagctaatgttaaataaCTAAGTGAGCTTCAGAATCAACACcacaagaaaaacaataaaaacgcCCATTTCAATGAGTTAATAAGTTCTGTTCGTCCCGTCACTCTACTAAtctcatttaaacatttataagtTAAGTTTCTTTGTGTGCAGTGTTTATTTAATctgtaaacaaacacatttttgtattAGATTATATTTCAGTTTAGAAATAACCCTTAATTTGATGGTATTATAGTCATAGAACTTGCACAGTTTATGTAAATCCCTGCCCACGGTAATACCATATACCACGGTAGTGTTTTGACATGGTATGACGGTATGAAAAAAAGTGCATACTGCCCGACCCTACCCTGAACGCAGGTGCAGAtagaaacttttattttgtattaatagtttcatacattttcaagaaacacaaaaaatctattttgtaAAACTATAACTTTCCATgaccctgattttgtatataataataatagtgtgacaaaataaaaatcttaaagtaAGGTAACAACAGAAACATACCGGTACCccaaaactaaagtgcagcatatgtatatattgcatgcatataaatagttaatagtaaaaactcaataaaaccaatagtaaatagcaaaacaaatacaaagtaGATGCTTTCAAACATATCGTTTTTTAGTATCACAATATGAAGTTTTTAACATTGTGATATTACTGCATACAGTACAGTTTAATGTGGCCCACCCCACTCCAAGTCATTTCTCAGGGACAATGGGAGCTGGTGCACAAAAGCAACGTGCGAGAGCTGCAGGAGAACACATGCAAGAAAAACAGAGAAGCCACAAGCGAACAAAAGCCAGAGCGCTGCAAAACAACCCTCTTAGGCCAGGCTAACCGCCACAGCATGGACAGGATGACATGCAGTTTAACTAACTGACTAATACATCTGCAGATGGCTGCAATTGCCAgagctggtaaaaaaaataaagtatatttaaatgtagttACTACTCAAGTGCATGTGCTTTCAGTTTATGTGAAGGAATGccatgtgacacacacacacacacacacaacagaacaACAGAAAACACTTTATTTATGTTTGCTGTGCTTACAAAATACTAGCATGCTTAAATTAGCCCTCGGTTGTATAGTGTTTAGTGTAATCTATTTTGTAATCTAACTTACTTATTCGAGTGCCTTGACTCATTCCTGACTAATTCATGTTCAAACTGGCTCAGTCGATGCATTATTACAATAGTCACTCAAATATAACAACACAACCAATCTTTTAATTCAACCAGAGTCTCAACCAGAGCGACAGAAATTTGggaaaagaagaagcagaagcaaCATATCAActgggacaaaatatcagtattgcaatatatcttactatttttgtttgcaatattatTTGATACTTGGCATCAAATAtgcatatttttattgaaacacaggctCTCTAACTCcctaagttactgcttcattactccaagtggtggcgctaatcaaatatatagggtaaacctgtggtgaagaatattggttgttaaattctgtaacactgacaccaataaatccagaattgatatttacttatttagaaatgtgttatcctctttagtaacacagatgctgaaATGTATCGTGGATAACTGTCTTGTGATATCACAGATATCTGTGTATCACAGAATCCCACCATCATGATAACGTTATTGTGGGCAACGTGTTGTGATTTACATAATGCTACATCTTGCTTGATACAAAAGGGCGATTTgcaatattactgttttttataACAAATTCACCCAGTGCCATATATTGTTTTCCAATTTTCAATACCGTGTAGTCCTATTCCCACTccttatatatataatgtatttacatgtattaattCTTATTGTTTGGCCTTGGTGACCCGTGAATCCAGTCATTTAGAATTTTAAAACAACAATCAGAGCTCCCTCCACGCGGTAGTGTCTCAACTAAGAAACAGAAATGGTGTTAGACACTGAGCATGTTAATACTGCCAAACAACATGTCTGAACATAAACGCTTCACCCATCTCCTGAGAGGTGGCCATGTGAGTCAATAGAAACTTCAGCAGCTGCAGTGGCCCACACTGTTCCGCTCTCGGGGGGGAAGAGGCTTTACAACAAAAGAGCGCTGATGCACAGCACTGACAAAGGTCCATCATGCATTACACTGGGCTGGAACAGCGAGCAGGCAGCGAGCAGGCAGAGGCCAGACATCTGCTCTGCATTAGCGCTGGGTCTGCTTACTATTATGGAGTGTTTTGCCTCTCACACAACTGGTTTTTATCTAACCCCTTGCCAAAGTAAAGTACATTTCTGACCTTAAAACTGTCAAactcttatttcttttttgatATACACTGCTTTTTTAATCTTTTCTATCTGCTGAGTTCCAGTAAAGCTCATCAATACTGGATGTCTTAGTGGTGGCATCACTAAGTGGATAAAGGATTGGGTGTCTTAATATGGGAATTCTGGACAGATGGACAAATTATGTTTTTGCAAGAGCCAGCTTCCAAAGCACATCTATAGATAAACATTCAGCTTTTCCAGAGTAcaatacaaaaattaaaaaccAGTCTGACAATctgttaaaggtcaccttccgtcgttttttctttcattttaaaatgtctagttgtggtctctagtatgaatgaatgacatgtgagccgtttttgtaaaaaaaaagtgctcaggtgtctctgtatagctcttttttaatggactgttttaggggtgtgtccaaaatgaccggattccagctttgctcatgaatattcatacatgccaacagcatgcaaatatctctcctctgattggctaggagcactgcgacgcccctccaccgctctgccgctcactgcctcccacctcctaactgatgagcggtgatgttgcgtcgcttcagctccgcctctgggagtttctcgagccaaggtgggctggtctgtgagtttctgcctacgtaggcagaaagataattcaaaattcacccgtttttcggagggggggaggggggatttctttgcttagctcctgcagacaatgggggctgcaaaacagtttaatgtgcaggtgtacacattcaactcggagaaacctactgtattccacaaaaaacaagaaaaatcggattttcgcggaaggtgacctttaatgttTATCTGCTGACCTAATAAAGTGGAGAGAAACAGAGTGACGTAAACTGAGCTAGGGTGAGGCAGAGCCAGGTAAAACAAGGTAGGGTGACacaaagtgaggtagaatgaggcagagtgtgCTAGAGAGAGGTACACTGGAATGAGATAGGGTGAAGTAGAATTAAAtaatgaggtagagcgaggtaaagaCGAAGTGAGTGAGATGGAGATAGTGAGAGTTAAAgagagaatgaggcagagtgaggtagaaaaagtaaagaaagcattagagtaaagtagagagatggagtgaggtagagtgagttaaagAGAGGTACAGAGAGTTAAGCGTGAGGTAGAAAGAGTTAAGAGTTGGAGTGAGGTGGAGAAAGCTAAagtgagataaagagagtgaaaagtgaggtagagagattgttaagagagttagagtgaggtagaatgaggcagagaggtaagagttagagtgaggtagaatgagacagagagagttaagagttagagtgaggtagaaaaagataaagagagttagagtgaggtacagagatTGTTGAGAGTTAAAGTGAGGCattagagtgaagtagagagagatgGGATTGAGGTAGAATGAGTTTAAGAGAGGTACAGAGAgttaagagtgaggtagaaagagaTGAGAGTTGGAGTGAAGTAGAGAAAGCTAAagtgagataaagagagtgaaaagtgaggtagagagattgTTAAGAgagttaaagtgaggtagaatgaggcagagagaGTTAAGAGTTAAAGTGAGGCAGAAAATAGAATagtagaatgagacagagagagttaagagttagagtgaggtagaaaatGATAaagagagttagagtgaggtacagagatTGTTGAGAGTTAAAGTGAGGCAGTATGAGGTAGAGAGAGTTCATTTGAGATACAGAGAGTTAAAAGTGAGGCAGAATGATCTACAGAGAGTTAATTCAAGATTtaaaagtgaggtagagagactgttaagagagagatagagtgaggtagagagattgTTGAGAgacaggtagagtgaggtagactgacaTAGAGAGAGCGGGAGTGAGATACACAGActtaagagtgaggtagagttccaCAGTGACCTCTTATACCAATCTACTTCTTATCCAGGAAAAAATcagtgcagccaagccaagtgctGAACAACCTTAAGAATCATATTAAATGTGAAATTCAGTGGAACTGagaccaataaatccataattcctggtatttattGATTTAggggtattttatcctcttcagtaatacAGATGTCAAGAAGTAGAGgattgtcttgcgatatattgagtattgTGATTTCATCGTTATTGCGGGTTCATCTTTACCATGGGCAAcgtattgtaataatattgtattggtagatgccctgtgattcccacctcaAGTACAGAGGTAAAAACACATAGAGGCTCTTAAAGCAAACACTGACAGCTTTTACATGTATAGAATTGATAAACAAAACAACAGGAACAATGGAAAATCCCTCTTTTCCTTGATCAGCTCCACTCTGACGCTGACTAAGAGCAGATCAGCCTGGGCGCTAAGTGCGTCTTTATGGCGCTGTTCAGAATGACCCAGTGGATAATTAGAGCCCAGAGTCTAAACACAGGCTGAGCATAATGAAGTCAGCTCATCTCAGTCACACACAAACCCTCCATGCAACACCCTCAGCCCCCCTCTTCTCTCTGCAACTACTCCCACCATGCCATCTGCACCATGCCACTGCCTCTAGTAATAAATTACTGTACTACTGTATTCATAAACATTCAGCTCTGTAATCTTTCACACATAAAGCAGATATAGGATTAATTTGTGTACAAAAGCTTAGCTTTTAATGTCAAGAGATGCATGTAATACATAGATGTAACCTTTAGGTTGTACAAAAACATCATATGTATGTCCAAAACAGAGCAGATTGGGGTGGGAATCACTGGCCATCTCACAATATGATACTACCATGAGACATTGCCCATGATATCGATgatatactcaatatatcacaagacaattctgtaCGATACTTtgtataagtaaataaacaaataccacgaattatagatttattggtgtcagtttcacagaactgTACCTCCAATATGAAACAATGTACAACAAAGTGCATAGCTAAGCTTCCATGTgtctcattaacacacacacacacactgattgcAGCTCTTCCAAGTGTGGCATTATCATTCCAATGCTGTAAAATAGCCATTAACTGTCATAAATTAGAACATTTCTGCTGCTGTTAAAATGTGTAGGCAGGATTAAACGCTAGAACTTCGCTacactaaaattattttaaaatgatattcTTATTAATGGACTACACAAAAGACTGCTGGACACTGTATCCTCATAAATCACACCTGCATATTAAACAGATTTGGCCAAAACAAGCAAAAACTAAAAtccaaaatgattcagtgatcttataccatatgtatttatttatggtaAACAGACAATGCACATAGTCATTAATGTTTTATGGGCTTTGAAATAAATCAGCCAGGTTGCCCGTCTGCCAGAGATTTGTGGTTGATCTTTATGTTTGTGACTCAAGTAACACCATCCAGCCAGACCACAGAAACTCTGTAACAGCGAGCAAAGCACACCCTGTACACCAGCGCATCAAACACGGAACACAGAAGGTGGAACATACACCACTGCACCCGTTCTGCTTTTACTTACCCACATCTTATTTACTTCTACATGGAGTTAAAGGAAAACATAACTAAAGTCCAAACAACCATGACAGATAAGACTGTGCCCTCGTTGGTCCTGATCTGAGTATTAGTCATTTTCTTGACATTTTCCTGGTATCTCCAGTTTAAACAGATACTGTATCTGTGGTATGTGCTTTACAGCCAGCTCCCTAAAGCATTTAAACTGTCATGTGACTGAAAAGTGAATCACTGAATCAATGAGGTCAGTTACACTATATTgcaaaaaagtatttgctcactgGTCGCTGCACACATATGAACTTGAGTGACATCCCTTTCTTAATTGATAGGGTTTTATATGTCAGCCCACCCTTATCACaatgtttaggagtgtgtttatgggaatttttgaccAAGGTCAGACATTGATGTTGAAAGAGAGGCCCTTGCTCACGTTCTCTATTGGGTTCTagtgggttgaggtcaggactctgtgcaggccagtcaagttctttaaCACAAAATTTGCTTATCCATGTCTTAATGCATGTATTTGTGCACTGGTgtgcagtcatgttggaacagaaAGGGGCCATGCCTAAATATCTTACTATGATCAAGATTGTTTTTCactagaaaaaaacacaccataataatccccctccaccaaactgtACACTTGGCATAATGAAGTCAGAAAAATACTGTTCTCCTGAAATCTGCCAAAACCAGACTTGTCCATCGGATTGTGAGACGGAGAAGTATGATTCTTCACTCCACTGCTTTAGAGGCATCTTTACACCACTGTATCTGACACTTTGCATTGAGTGTGATGTAAAGCTTAGATGCAGCTGCTCAGCCAGAAAACCCATTCCATTAAGCTCTATTCtaaactctactgttcttgagctaatctgaaggccacggggccacatgaagtttggaggtctgtagtgattgtcTGAATCTCTATGCACTATAACTCCTCAGCTTCTGCTGACCCCGCTCCGTTATTTAACACTGACAGAGTGAGTTGCTGTGGTTCCCAGTCGattccactgtgttataaaatcactgacagttggctgtggaatatttagtagtgaggaaatttcacgactggacctgcatcctatcactgtaccacactttcactaatgtttgtagaagcagtctgcatgactaggtgcttggttttatatgcCTGTGGTCTTAGAAGagattggaacacctgaatttcttgatttggatgggtgaatgCTTTTGGCAATATTGTGGATCTCTTATCACTTTTGTGTTCCAGAGCataaatgctttacaaataaTTGACAgccatacaaataaaaaaaacattcacgaGAACCTTGTTGTAGGTACCACTGGGCTCTTAAAACCTTAAAAGCTCCATATTATTTGTACACTtgcaagataaaataaataaaacaacagaaacTTGAGGAGGctttaaaaagagtttgtttttttaagatatgTTATGCTGGAACAATATCTAATCTATTTTAGAAAgctaaacaaattaaacaatgaTGAACAAGAGAGAGATAAGGAGCTATTTGCATATAGCGCTCACAGTTGGGCTTCCAATCCAACAACATGTTTACTCTAAAAGGCAGCAAGACAGCGCCAAAGTGTATCTGATATAAAGCCATATACCAAtgctggtggtgatgaagatatatttatatatatatatatatatatttaataaaaagtttgaaataagTTAAACATTGTAATTATTTAATTCTAAGGATTCTagcaccagtttttttttttaccagtttttgCAGCTTAAAAGTCACTACAGTCGTCATGGCTTTAGAATAATATGAAagatgatttaaaaactgatgaaCGCAATCATAAACATCTCATGCACTGTGATGTATAATAAATGCATAATGAATGTCTGACGAATGCTATCAAGCTCCTCAAGCTCTATAAAGTTCTTTTGATGCTTCATATGacaaatcattaaataaaaatgctaaaatacaTCTATTATCAAGAGGCATAAATCCCAGCACAGAAAACAGAGCACACAGTGCGCCTCATCAGAGCCATTCCCGCAGGAGAGAACCTTGATTTTTGACTGTAAATGAAGTGACGCAATATTCAGAAATGCAGTCAAGAATATACATGACTCCTTATAAATACACTCCGTGAGCTACAGCACTCACCTGCAGCGACACATGAAAGGCTTTTGATATTCTCCCACATTTAATGCTTTCAGCATGGCAACTATCCAGCTCCTGATAATGAACCCTGACAGATAAGTAGATTTCTCAGACAGACTGTTCCTTAGAATGTACCAAGTACACTGCTATTGCTCCGCCATATGAAATATTTCATCATCGAGATCATGTGTgcttagggctggacaatatatggacaaaacttatgtccaaatatattttgtaatttttgcCAATTTTATAgaattctgatattgatataaacagtataaaaacaacAGCTTGCGGGGTACTTCATCACACACTGAAAGAATACTCTTTCACTCACAGTacaatgattttatttaatttgtgctGAACATCATCCAATTCAATTTGTAcatttgggtcagtgttctttaagcccTAAGCACTCAATATGCTTATTAAAGTATACTGTTCATAAAAAAAGATATctcgatacaataaaatattgtcatactgCCCACCTCTATGTGCAAGTAAAAGCTGTGAATAAGCTACACCAGCAGACATGTGACTTACCCCTCGGAAGTACAGATCGTTGAATTCATCCCCAATGCGTCGCAACTCTTGCGCGATGTACCAATGCGCTTGCATGTCCCCCGCAGCCGCTGCTCTGTGGGGTGGACAGTGGTTAGGTCCTGGACATAACTCTGCATAAAACAAAGACAAGACCACATTAGTCCAGTTAATCAATCAGTATCCAGGTTTACCAGAACTGTTACCACAGACAAAAGCCATTCTCTTTGTTTCAGTTTAACACTGGTGACTTCAACTGGGCAAAAGGTTCATATTAAACCCTGATGAATTAATGTTTATCTAACATAAAAGGAATTAAATATTTCAAATCTAAGCTTTGATTGTCTAAGATGTCCTTATAGGGACAGGATATGTTTGAGAACAGTCTTCATCAGTCAGACTTCAGATCCTTACAAAGAGAATTATGTTGTTGAATACTGATCATAATATTGATGTTTTGTTAATGTATGTCCATTTGTTGGTGATGCCTCATGATAATCAGCCTTTCCTTAGTGGTGAACTGCACCAGCTCAAAGATTTCaaacactaaaatatataaatgaggcACCAATATATGCATAAACaacaacacagaaaaaagaaaagaaaacaacagTTTATAACAATTTATAATTTAACCAGCAGTAAATGGTTGAGAACTTTGAGGCTACAATGATATCACAGTCTGAGATAACACAGCATTCATACTCTGAAGCATGCAGTAAATGCAAGCCTGGGTCTGGAGAGTGCACTGAGGCTAAGCGCTAATAATACAACCACAATATAACTGAACTTGCACTGATTCTCCAGCTATGACTCAAGTGAGAACAAGTTTTTACTGTTATTTCTCATGCCCAATCATATTAAGACCATATGCTACTCATTTCCACACACTGCTACACCCGACTCACAGAGACTTTCACTATAAAACATCCTAAATCACACTTGAGATATTACTCAATTACTTTCTCTGCTCTTGCTTTCTTGCCAGAGGCCAATATTACAGACGGTAATATCGTCAGGTCATGACATGCTTTTGTTTCCATGTGAATGAAATAGACTCTTGTACTTGGGTGAATTTGTGAAATGCCCCAATTAGATCTACTTGCTGACAAATgatatgattgttttttttgtctatgTCAAACAAATAATCCCTAGCGCTAACACTACAGTGGGCATCAAACAGTGAAATCAGGCAGAGTCTGGTGCATCTCTCGAAATCAAAACACGTCTAATCTGTATGTGCTGATATGCATGTTCACAATGAAGCCAAACAAGCAGAAGCTCTGGCAGAGTAACCTTCCCGCACATGAGCTCGATGAGAATCCAGATAAGTTAGTGTTAGTTTCCTCCTCCATTAAGAGAGGCCTCTAAGAGACGGGACGCTAGTGAGGCGCTACAGGAAGACACTTTATCATCCTCTGTTATCTTCTGGCACTCAATGGGGGGTAGGAATTGCTTAACATTGTGTCTAGCCATCAACAAAAGACATGGCGCTGTATTTTGACTGCCGGCGGCTCAGTCTCCGGCCTCTCTTCAAACCTCTACAACAGCAGGAATAAATAGAGTCAACAAGCAAATCAGCTACTCCATCACCATCCTCACTATTGTGAGGAGACGTGTCCTGCACTGGTTTAAACATGGGGGttgcatgataaaaaaaaaataacagagtcCTGTCTAAAGTGCATACAGACGCACACTGGACACCTAAATTAATCAAGCTTGATCAAAGTAAATATTTTGGCACTTTAGAGACTTTAAATccaattttaaaaacttttattttctcattaaatatcagcACATTTCAAATTTAACATCTTCTAGGCATTTAAAATGCCTTTCAGTCCCACCTGttgtttctatcattttaaagTTATAGAGAAAGATAAGAACAGGAACCATACCCACAGGAAGCAAAGCTGGATGAAGGGCACGCCAGAAATAAACGACAAATGCTTAAGAGCTGTTCTATGAAGATCAGACCCAAACCAGGTACAACCAGGATCAAACGTGAACGCATGCATACAAACTCTCTAAGAAGAGCATGATGACGTGAGAGACGTGGAGACACCTGGAGACACGTGACTGAGGTCTTGACCTAAGGTGTTCATCCAATACTTGGCCGTCTGGATTCAGTGATAATAAGGGtgtggaatgattcctaacattctTATAATAGTAACATACTCCATATGTGCGCGCGTTCGCAGCCCAACAACAACAGCGCGTGCTCGTGTAAAGGAACTGTGCTGAAGGGCGGGCAGCCTCTTACCGAAACTCTGAGCGTCGCCTCGCGCCTCGGAAATGCGCTGAAGGGCGTGAATTATGACTTGGCTAGATGGACTCGGGGTCTGAGTGGACGCGCTGTGCATCAGGAGCGGGGAGCTGGGCTCGCTGTCGAACGAGAAATATCCACTCGAGGACCTGGAGAGAGTTCGGAACAGCGGCGACCGGGTCTGGTAACCGAGAAGGCTATTGTGCAGCGCAGGGGGTCCCCTAACCGGGTCGCCATCGCCGGGCTCAGGCTGCTCGCACTGCTCGGCTCGGGACAATGTTCCGCCGCCCCCGCCGCTCTGGCCGCGTTCCCCCTGCTCCTTTAAGAAGGGTGGGCGGGTGGCCCGGTTTGACGGTCTGCGGGACAAACAAAACAGCAGTAATTACTGTTCTGCATATGCGAAGTGGGCAGGAATATGTAGAGCGTATTATTGTTGCTTGTTTTTGTCGTGTTGTGATATCGAATccgaattgttttttttttgttttttaggaaaaatttgaaataaaaagttCCGAGACCCGTTTtaagctttaaattttctttctctctcttttgttgtTTTACGATCAGGCTTGGTTTCCcggacaggaattaagcctaaaTCCTAAATCTAGGACTACACTTTTTTAATTTTGATAACAAATCCCTATTGTCTAATTGTCTAATTTGTGCGCACAAAGAGTTTTTAGCTCTAGCTAATTATGTACGCGAAGAGACGCATAATAGGCAACAAAACAGGCGAAAACTTTAGACAAAGACGCACTTTTTATTTAGCTATATTCGCTACAAATAACCGCGGCGGGCGGCTCGGTAGGCAGGATAGGCTACCGGAGTTAAAGCGCCGGTGTGGTGTTGACTCTCCTCCACGGGTTCAGCCCCCTGCCGAGTTTAACGCGGAGCCGCCGGCTGAAGTGCGTCACAGCTCAGCTCCACACCGAGCCCAGCCAACTTCCTATTTTCTCTA encodes the following:
- the bcl2l11 gene encoding bcl-2-like protein 11; the encoded protein is MSRPSNRATRPPFLKEQGERGQSGGGGGTLSRAEQCEQPEPGDGDPVRGPPALHNSLLGYQTRSPLFRTLSRSSSGYFSFDSEPSSPLLMHSASTQTPSPSSQVIIHALQRISEARGDAQSFELCPGPNHCPPHRAAAAGDMQAHWYIAQELRRIGDEFNDLYFRGAGRNGGGAQLPAQNEPAFILWMGLLIERLRQFLHRRR